The nucleotide window CGATCAGGAGAAAGTGCTCAACTTCTGCGCGAATAACTATCTGGGGTTGGCCAGCCATCCCGAGGTGGTCGCGGCGGCGCACAAGGGATTGGACGAGCGCGGCTTCGGCATGAGCTCGGTGCGCTTCATCTGCGGCACCCAGGACATCCACCGCAAGCTGCAGAACCAGTTGACGGAGTTCCTGGGCACGGAGGATACGCTGCTGTTCCCCTCGTGCATGGACGCCAACGCCGGGGTCTTCGAGGCCGTGCTGAGCTCGGACGACGTGATCATCGCCGACCGGCTGATCCACGCCTCCCTGGTCGACGGTATCCGGCTGTGCAGCGCCGAGTACGACACCTTCAAGCACATGAACATGAAGCACCTGCGCAAGAAGCTGGAGCTGCACCAGGACAAGCGGACCCGACTGGTGGTCACCGACGGCGTGTTCAGTATGGACGGCGACCTCTTCCCCCTCGACGAGGCGGTGGCGCTGTGCGAGGAGTACGACGCGATGATCCTGGTCGATGACTCCCACGCCTCGGGTTTCATAGGTAAGACGGGCCGGGGGACGCCGGAGCATTTCGACGTGCTGGGCCGGGTCGACCTGATCACCACCACACTGGGCAAGGCGCTGGGCGGCGCCTCGGGCGGCTGTGTCTCCGGTCGCCAGGAGCTGATCGAGCTCTGCCGGCAGAAGGCCCGGCCGTATCTGTTCAGTAACTCGATGGCCCCGGTGATCGTCTCGGCCAGCATCCGGGTGATGGAGATGGTGATGGAGAGCCCGGAGCGGCGCGACAAGCTGATGTGGAACACCGAGTACTTCCGCAAGGGTCTCGAGGAGAAGGGGCTCAACATCCGCCCCGGCGAGACGCCCATCGTGCCGGTGATGCTCTACAACGCCAAGCTGGCCAACGACATGGCGCGGGATATGTACGCCGAGGGCATCTACGTCATCGGCTTCAGCTTCCCCGTGGTGCCCAACGGCCAGGCGCGCATCCGCACCCAGCTTTCAGCGGCCCATGAAAAGGAACACCTCGATAAGTGCATCGAGGCCTTCGCCAAGGTGGGCGACAAGTACGGCATCCTCGGCCTGGACAAGAAGGGGATCATCGAGAAATACGGGATGTAGCTTCGACCAGAAAGCGCAGCATGGTCTTTGCGGGGCGGGGTCTTGAGACCCCGCCCCTGTTTAGTTGAAGGTGATTGCGCCTCGGGGCTCCAGCGATGACACAGACCGCGACCTTTGAAAACAGCTGCGCGGTATCGCCACCACAACCCGCTCGACACGGACCCCGGAACTGGCACGATTTTTGCGGAGGCGGAGCGTTATCTTCGTTCCGACGGTCGCCGAGATGCAAAAACCGTGCCAGTTCCGGGGTTTGCCGTTTTGGGTCAGTTTTTCAACAGCAGCTGTTTTCAAAGGTCGCGGGCTGTCAGAGCCAAAGAAAACCGCCCCGCGGCGCGGGACGGCTGGTCACAAGTGGAATGCGCCTGTTCAAGCCTGGGGGGCGATCGGGCGCGGCCTGGTCGGCAGCCCGACGGTAGTGGACAAACAGCTCTCAGCGGTCGATGACGACCCGGCGGCTGAGCGAACCCTCAGCGGCTTCCAGACGCAACAGGTAGACGCCCGTCGCCGCGCCGGCGCAGTCCCAGGCGATCTCGTGACGCCCGGCGGCCAGTTCCCCCGCGGTCAGCGTCGCCACCCGGCGACCGGCAAGATCGTAAACGGCCAGCTCGACACGTTGGGTGGCGGGCAGCTCGAAGATCACGCTGAGCCGATTGCTCGCCGGGTTGGGCCAGGGTGCATGGAGGCGCAAATCCCCGGTCCCGGCATCGACGACGACGGGTTCGGTGGGGCCAAAGCGGCGGGAAGCGCCGCTTTCTCCGGTGACCTCGAGCCAGTAGACGTATTGTTCTCCCGGTTGCACGTCGCGGTCGAGATAAGCGGTTCGCGATCCGGACAAAGCTCCGGAGACGGGCAGGGGTCGATCGGCACCCCGCAGGATACGCAGCGTCGTCGAAGTGCCGTTTGCAAGGGTCCAACCGACCAGGACGCCGTCATCCACGACCCGGGTCCGCAGCTCGACCTCTCCGGTGTCCATCGAGGGCTCGGTGTTGAGGAACAGGGCCAGGGGTTCCCGGGAAAAACCGGCCGCCACATCGAGGGCGCCGTTGCAGTCGACGTCGCCCAGAGCGATCGCCCGGGTCTGTTCGGGGCCGGTGTAGGTCCAATCGGGACTGTCGTTGTAGTACCCGCCCATGTTCTCGTAGACATCGACGCCCTTCCAACTGCCGTTGGCCAGGATGATATCGGGATAGCCGTCATTATTGAGGTCGCCGCAGAGGGCGTCGTTGGTGTAGCGGTCGTCGGCGGTCTCCCAGACCGGCGCACTCCCCAGACCGCCGTCGTTTTCGTAGAGACGCAGGGAATCGGCGGCCACCAGCAAATCCAGATCACCGTCGGCATCGTAGTCCAGCAACAGGACCTTT belongs to Candidatus Coatesbacteria bacterium and includes:
- a CDS encoding glycine C-acetyltransferase, whose translation is MFAGEIEAIKEKGTYKEKRFICSPQDAEITVEYPEGADQEKVLNFCANNYLGLASHPEVVAAAHKGLDERGFGMSSVRFICGTQDIHRKLQNQLTEFLGTEDTLLFPSCMDANAGVFEAVLSSDDVIIADRLIHASLVDGIRLCSAEYDTFKHMNMKHLRKKLELHQDKRTRLVVTDGVFSMDGDLFPLDEAVALCEEYDAMILVDDSHASGFIGKTGRGTPEHFDVLGRVDLITTTLGKALGGASGGCVSGRQELIELCRQKARPYLFSNSMAPVIVSASIRVMEMVMESPERRDKLMWNTEYFRKGLEEKGLNIRPGETPIVPVMLYNAKLANDMARDMYAEGIYVIGFSFPVVPNGQARIRTQLSAAHEKEHLDKCIEAFAKVGDKYGILGLDKKGIIEKYGM